From the Pseudomonas putida genome, one window contains:
- the mdcA gene encoding malonate decarboxylase subunit alpha has product MTITKNPPPQWSRRRAEKQRRLDRVRHLADGVVLPTERIVEALELLIAPGDRVVLEGNNQKQADFLSRSLAKADPERLHDLHMIMPSVSRAEHLDLFERGIARKLDFSFAGPQSLRIGQLLEDGLLEVGAIHTYIELYSRLLVDLIPNVTLVAGFMADRDGNLYTGPSTEDTPALVEPAAFSDGLVIAQVNQLVDRVDDLPRVDIPASWVDFVVVADQPFYIEPLFTRDPRHIKPVHVLMAMMAIRGIYEKHQVQSLNHGIGFNTAAIELILPTYGESLGLKGKICRNWTLNPHPTLIPAIETGWVESVHCFGTELGMEDYIAQRPDVFFTGRDGSLRSNRMMCQLAGQYAVDLFIGATLQVDGDGHSSTVTRGRLAGFGGAPNMGHDPRGRRHATPAWLDMTVPETMLERGRKLVVQMVETYQEGGKPTFVETLDAVEVAKKAGMPLAPVMIYGDDVTHLLTEEGIAYLYKARSLEERQQMIAAVAGVTAIGLRHDPKDTLRLRQQGLIALPEDLGIRRTDASRELLAARSIADLVEWSGGLYNPPARFRSW; this is encoded by the coding sequence ATGACCATAACGAAGAATCCACCGCCGCAATGGTCCAGGCGACGCGCCGAGAAGCAGCGCCGCCTGGACCGCGTCCGTCACCTGGCCGACGGTGTGGTGCTGCCCACCGAGCGGATCGTCGAAGCGCTTGAACTGCTGATCGCCCCTGGCGACCGGGTGGTGCTCGAAGGCAACAACCAGAAGCAGGCCGACTTTCTTTCGCGCTCGCTGGCCAAGGCCGACCCTGAGCGCCTGCACGACCTGCACATGATCATGCCCAGTGTCAGCCGCGCCGAGCATCTGGACCTGTTCGAACGCGGTATCGCCCGCAAGCTCGACTTCTCCTTCGCCGGCCCGCAGAGCCTGCGCATCGGCCAGCTGCTGGAAGATGGCCTGCTGGAAGTCGGTGCCATCCACACCTACATCGAGTTGTACTCGCGGCTGCTGGTCGACCTGATTCCCAATGTCACCCTGGTCGCCGGCTTCATGGCCGATCGCGATGGCAACCTGTATACCGGCCCCAGCACCGAAGACACCCCGGCGCTGGTCGAGCCTGCCGCCTTCAGCGACGGCTTGGTGATTGCCCAGGTCAACCAGCTGGTGGACCGCGTCGACGACCTGCCACGGGTGGATATTCCGGCGTCCTGGGTGGACTTCGTGGTGGTCGCCGACCAGCCCTTCTACATCGAGCCGCTGTTCACCCGCGACCCGCGCCACATCAAGCCGGTGCATGTGCTGATGGCGATGATGGCGATCCGTGGCATCTACGAGAAACACCAGGTGCAGTCGCTGAACCACGGCATCGGTTTCAACACCGCCGCCATCGAGCTGATCCTGCCCACCTACGGTGAGTCGCTGGGCCTCAAAGGCAAGATCTGCCGCAACTGGACGCTCAACCCGCACCCGACCCTGATCCCGGCCATCGAGACTGGCTGGGTCGAGAGCGTGCACTGTTTCGGTACCGAGCTGGGCATGGAGGACTACATCGCGCAGCGCCCGGACGTGTTTTTCACCGGCCGCGATGGCTCGCTGCGTTCCAACCGTATGATGTGCCAGCTGGCCGGGCAGTACGCAGTCGACCTGTTCATCGGCGCTACCTTGCAGGTCGATGGCGATGGTCATTCCTCGACCGTCACCCGTGGCCGCCTGGCGGGCTTTGGCGGGGCGCCGAACATGGGCCATGACCCCCGCGGCCGGCGCCACGCAACCCCGGCCTGGCTCGACATGACCGTGCCGGAGACGATGCTTGAGCGTGGTCGCAAGCTGGTGGTGCAGATGGTCGAGACCTATCAGGAAGGCGGCAAACCCACCTTCGTCGAAACCCTCGACGCCGTGGAAGTGGCGAAGAAAGCCGGCATGCCCCTGGCGCCGGTGATGATCTACGGCGACGACGTCACCCACCTGCTCACCGAAGAAGGTATCGCCTACCTGTACAAGGCGCGCAGCCTGGAGGAGCGCCAGCAGATGATCGCCGCCGTGGCCGGGGTCACTGCCATCGGCCTGCGCCACGACCCCAAGGACACCCTACGCCTGCGCCAGCAAGGCCTGATCGCCTTGCCCGAGGACCTCGGCATCCGCCGCACCGACGCCAGCCGCGAGCTGCTCGCCGCGCGCAGCATCGCCGACCTGGTCGAATGGTCTGGCGGCCTCTACAACCCGCCCGCACGGTTCAGGAGCTGGTAA
- a CDS encoding efflux RND transporter permease subunit → MARFFIDRPIFAWVIAILVMLGGGLAIFTLPLAQYPNIAPPQISLSATYTGASAKTMEDSVTQVIEQQMTGLDGLTYMSSSSSSSGSAKITLTFEAGTDINTAQMLVQTKLEQAKARLPDTVQQQGIEIHNSASDFLIIVSLVSDNPDIGATDISDFISSTLYDQISRVSGVGEVTTLGSSYAMRIWLDPDKLKQYALMPSDVSSALEAQNVDTSAGQLGALPARAGQQLNATINARSKLQTATQFRDVVLKHSSAGAVVTLADVARVELGSESYDVVAEHNGRPSGGLAVSLATGANALDVAEAVQAKLAELQQFFPSKLQLRSEVAYNTAPFVRISIEEVVKTLFEAIALVVLIMYLFMQNLRATLIPAIAVPVVLLGTFGVLALLGYSINTLTMFGMVLAIGLLVDDAIVVVENVERIMAERGLAPREATRQSMGEISGALVGIAVVLSAVFIPMAFFGGSTGVIYRQFSVTLVAAMALSVLVAMSLTPALCATLLKPLADHGVTRRGFFGWFNGNFERMSERYQRAVGKVLARPLRSLLVYALVLGGVALMFQKLPTAFLPEEDQGMLMMQMTLPVGGTDQRLQAVSRQVQDYMLAQPEVDSILTVRGLGNGGNAQNSGRGFIKLKDWRERQGDEHSAAAVARRANMALSSILDANVFVIAPPAIQGLGQSSGFDVQLQDLGGLGHAELLKARNQFIALAAKDPRLANVRAQGLEDTPQLNIAIDDRKAGAMGVAASDINATLSTVMGGSYVNDFIDAGRVKKVYLQGEADKRMQAEDIGAWYVRNDSDAMVPLSVFTSTSWSTASPLLERFNGFGSYELVGEPAAGVSSGDAMAALEQIMAQLPNGIGYAWAGQSYQERLAGNQAPLLYAISILFVFLCLAALYESWSVPFAVMLVVPVGILGALLLTGMRGLANDVYFQVGLLTTVGLAAKNAILIVEFAKEGYARGQDLLDATLEAVRIRLRPVLMTSLAFILGVLPLALSSGAGAGGRQAIGTGVLGGMLAATVLGLFFIPLFYVLVQRLADRRAGTTATVAGEA, encoded by the coding sequence ATGGCACGTTTCTTCATCGACCGGCCAATCTTCGCCTGGGTCATCGCCATCCTGGTGATGCTCGGCGGTGGCCTGGCCATCTTCACGCTGCCGCTGGCGCAGTACCCCAACATCGCCCCGCCGCAGATCAGCCTCAGCGCCACCTACACCGGTGCATCGGCCAAGACCATGGAAGACTCGGTGACCCAGGTCATCGAGCAGCAGATGACCGGCCTCGACGGCCTGACTTACATGTCGTCGAGCAGCAGCTCGTCGGGCAGCGCCAAGATCACTCTGACCTTCGAAGCCGGCACCGACATCAATACCGCACAGATGCTGGTGCAGACCAAGCTGGAACAGGCCAAGGCACGGCTGCCCGACACGGTGCAGCAGCAAGGCATCGAGATCCACAACTCGGCCAGCGACTTCCTGATCATCGTCTCCCTGGTGTCGGATAACCCCGACATCGGCGCCACCGACATCAGCGACTTTATCTCCAGCACCCTGTACGACCAGATCAGCCGGGTCAGCGGCGTCGGCGAGGTGACCACCCTGGGGTCGAGCTACGCCATGCGCATCTGGCTCGACCCGGACAAGCTCAAGCAGTATGCGCTGATGCCATCGGACGTGAGCAGCGCGCTGGAGGCACAGAACGTCGACACCTCCGCCGGCCAGCTCGGCGCCCTGCCCGCCCGCGCCGGGCAGCAGCTCAACGCCACCATCAACGCCCGCAGCAAGCTGCAGACCGCCACCCAGTTCCGTGACGTGGTACTCAAGCACAGCAGCGCCGGTGCGGTGGTGACCCTGGCCGACGTGGCCCGGGTCGAACTGGGCAGCGAAAGCTACGACGTGGTCGCCGAACACAACGGCCGGCCGTCTGGTGGCCTGGCGGTGAGCCTGGCCACCGGCGCCAACGCCCTGGACGTTGCCGAAGCGGTGCAGGCCAAGCTGGCCGAGCTGCAGCAGTTCTTTCCCAGCAAGCTGCAGTTGCGCAGCGAGGTGGCCTACAACACCGCGCCGTTCGTGAGGATATCCATCGAGGAGGTGGTCAAGACGCTGTTCGAAGCCATCGCCCTGGTGGTGCTGATCATGTACCTGTTCATGCAGAACCTGCGCGCCACGCTGATCCCGGCCATCGCCGTACCGGTCGTACTGCTCGGTACGTTCGGGGTGCTGGCACTGCTTGGCTACTCGATCAACACCCTGACCATGTTCGGCATGGTGCTGGCCATTGGCTTGCTGGTCGACGACGCCATCGTCGTGGTGGAAAACGTCGAGCGCATCATGGCAGAAAGAGGCCTGGCGCCCCGCGAAGCGACGCGCCAGTCGATGGGCGAGATCAGCGGTGCGCTGGTCGGCATCGCCGTGGTGCTGTCGGCGGTGTTCATCCCCATGGCCTTCTTCGGCGGTTCCACCGGGGTGATCTACCGGCAGTTCTCGGTGACCCTGGTCGCGGCCATGGCCCTGTCGGTGCTGGTGGCCATGAGCCTGACGCCAGCGCTGTGCGCCACCCTGCTCAAGCCGCTGGCCGACCACGGCGTCACGCGGCGCGGCTTCTTCGGCTGGTTCAACGGCAATTTCGAGCGCATGTCCGAGCGCTACCAGCGTGCCGTCGGCAAGGTGCTGGCGCGGCCACTGCGCAGCCTGCTGGTGTATGCGCTGGTGCTCGGCGGCGTGGCGCTGATGTTCCAGAAGCTGCCGACAGCGTTCCTGCCCGAGGAGGACCAGGGCATGCTGATGATGCAGATGACCCTGCCAGTCGGCGGCACCGACCAGCGCCTGCAGGCCGTGAGCCGCCAGGTGCAGGACTACATGCTCGCGCAGCCGGAAGTCGATTCGATCCTGACCGTGCGTGGCCTGGGCAATGGCGGCAACGCGCAGAACTCAGGGCGCGGCTTCATCAAGCTCAAGGACTGGCGCGAGCGCCAGGGCGACGAACACAGCGCGGCCGCCGTGGCACGCCGGGCCAACATGGCGCTGTCGTCGATCCTCGACGCCAACGTCTTCGTCATCGCCCCGCCGGCCATCCAGGGCCTGGGCCAGAGCTCCGGTTTCGACGTGCAGCTGCAGGACCTGGGTGGCCTCGGCCATGCCGAACTGCTCAAGGCGCGCAACCAGTTCATCGCCCTGGCCGCCAAGGACCCGCGCCTGGCCAACGTGCGCGCCCAGGGCCTGGAAGACACGCCGCAGCTGAACATCGCCATCGATGACCGCAAGGCCGGCGCCATGGGCGTTGCCGCCAGCGACATCAACGCCACCCTGAGCACGGTGATGGGCGGCAGCTACGTCAACGACTTCATCGACGCCGGGCGGGTGAAGAAGGTCTACCTGCAGGGCGAGGCCGACAAACGCATGCAGGCCGAGGACATCGGCGCCTGGTACGTGCGCAACGACAGCGACGCCATGGTGCCGCTGTCGGTCTTCACCAGCACCTCGTGGAGCACCGCCTCGCCGCTGCTGGAGCGCTTCAACGGGTTCGGCTCGTACGAGCTGGTGGGCGAGCCGGCAGCAGGTGTCAGCTCCGGCGATGCCATGGCTGCGCTCGAGCAGATCATGGCGCAATTGCCCAATGGTATCGGCTACGCCTGGGCCGGGCAGTCGTATCAGGAGCGCCTGGCCGGCAACCAGGCACCGCTGCTGTACGCCATTTCGATCCTGTTCGTATTCCTCTGCCTGGCTGCCCTGTACGAAAGCTGGTCAGTGCCGTTTGCCGTGATGCTGGTGGTGCCGGTGGGCATCCTTGGCGCACTGCTGCTGACCGGCATGCGCGGGCTGGCCAACGACGTGTACTTCCAGGTCGGCCTGCTGACCACCGTGGGGCTGGCGGCGAAGAACGCGATCCTGATCGTCGAGTTCGCCAAGGAAGGTTACGCGCGCGGCCAGGACTTGCTCGACGCCACCCTGGAGGCCGTGCGCATCCGCCTGCGCCCAGTGCTGATGACTTCGCTGGCGTTCATCCTCGGGGTGTTGCCGCTGGCGCTGAGCAGTGGAGCCGGCGCTGGCGGGCGACAGGCGATCGGTACCGGCGTGCTGGGTGGCATGCTGGCCGCCACCGTGCTCGGCCTGTTCTTCATTCCTTTGTTCTATGTGCTGGTGCAACGCCTGGCCGATCGCCGCGCCGGCACCACCGCAACCGTTGCAGGAGAAGCCTGA
- a CDS encoding ATP-binding protein: MKVSLSRKFFIAMLAVCAFAVLGMVFAAYLSLKYGFLGYLNQQAEERMERIVPRVEQAYARNGSWDFIRRDKDQWFELLRPDDARPDKTFDPSLLTVSDLTGAFVRFALLDAQHQPIIGYQAASSDMLLRPIHHQGQVVGWMALAPLQSVTSVGDRRFQLNQLRSSLLIGLACLLATAVIAWWLSRALLRPIREVASATHRLAAGDYAIQLPVRSADEAGQLAGDFNRMAATLASNERLRRDFMADISHELRTPLAVMRAELEAMEDGIRPLDGNALRSLQGEVGALSKLVDDLFELSLAEVGGPTYRRERIDLCVLLPVVAEAFQAGFAERGLALRLELPDQPLWVLGDESRLGQLLHNLLENSRRYTDAGGHTVLRAFQDGDQVLVQCEDTAPGVDSASLARLFERFYRAERSRNRASGGTGLGLAICRGIAEVHGGKLTAKASTLGGLLLSLTLPVAGDQA; the protein is encoded by the coding sequence ATGAAAGTCAGCCTTTCCCGCAAGTTTTTCATCGCCATGCTCGCGGTGTGCGCATTCGCCGTGCTGGGCATGGTGTTCGCCGCCTACTTGAGCCTGAAGTACGGTTTTCTCGGCTACCTCAACCAGCAGGCCGAGGAGCGCATGGAGCGCATCGTGCCTCGGGTCGAGCAGGCCTATGCCCGTAACGGCAGCTGGGACTTCATCCGCCGCGACAAGGACCAGTGGTTCGAGTTGCTGCGCCCCGATGATGCCCGGCCAGACAAGACCTTCGACCCCAGCCTGCTGACCGTCTCCGACCTGACCGGCGCGTTCGTGCGTTTCGCCCTGCTTGATGCCCAGCACCAGCCAATCATCGGTTACCAGGCGGCCAGCAGCGACATGCTGCTGCGGCCGATCCATCACCAGGGCCAGGTGGTCGGCTGGATGGCCCTGGCGCCGTTGCAGTCGGTCACCAGCGTCGGTGACCGGCGTTTCCAGCTCAATCAGCTGCGCTCCAGCTTGTTGATCGGCCTGGCCTGCCTGCTGGCCACGGCAGTGATCGCCTGGTGGTTGAGCCGCGCCCTGCTGCGGCCGATCCGCGAAGTGGCCAGCGCCACCCATCGCCTGGCGGCGGGGGATTACGCGATCCAGCTGCCGGTACGCTCGGCTGACGAAGCCGGGCAACTGGCCGGTGACTTCAACCGCATGGCTGCCACCCTGGCCAGCAACGAGCGCCTGCGCCGCGATTTCATGGCGGACATTTCCCACGAGTTGCGCACGCCGCTGGCGGTGATGCGTGCCGAGCTGGAAGCCATGGAAGACGGTATTCGCCCGCTCGATGGCAATGCCCTGCGCTCGTTGCAAGGCGAGGTGGGGGCGCTGAGCAAACTGGTCGACGACCTGTTCGAGCTGTCCTTGGCCGAGGTCGGCGGCCCTACCTATCGCCGCGAACGCATCGACCTGTGCGTGCTGTTGCCGGTGGTGGCCGAAGCTTTCCAAGCCGGTTTCGCCGAGCGCGGCCTGGCTTTGCGCCTGGAGTTGCCCGACCAGCCGCTGTGGGTGCTGGGCGATGAGTCGCGCCTGGGCCAGTTGTTGCACAATCTGCTGGAAAACAGCCGCCGCTACACCGATGCAGGTGGCCACACGGTACTGCGGGCATTCCAGGACGGCGACCAGGTGCTGGTGCAATGCGAAGACACCGCCCCGGGCGTAGACAGTGCTTCACTGGCGCGCCTGTTCGAGCGCTTCTACCGCGCCGAGCGCTCGCGCAACCGTGCCAGTGGCGGCACCGGCTTGGGCCTGGCAATCTGCCGCGGCATTGCTGAAGTGCACGGTGGCAAGCTGACCGCCAAGGCCTCGACCCTGGGCGGCTTGCTGTTGTCCCTCACCCTCCCGGTTGCCGGAGACCAGGCATGA
- a CDS encoding response regulator, which translates to MSQILLVEDEPKLAALVAEYLRAGGYSVEHLAEGLAVIPAIRQGQYDLVLLDLMLPGRDGLDICRELRGFSQMPLIMMTARVDEIDRLLGLELGADDYICKPFSPRELVARVKAVLRRSGQQAPSLGLELDARAFQARYQGVALDLTPVEFRMLAALAARPGQVLSRDQLMNHIYQDHRVVADRTVDSHVKNLRRKLTAVTPKQDPLRSVYGVGYSLEFE; encoded by the coding sequence ATGAGCCAGATCCTGCTGGTGGAAGATGAACCCAAGCTCGCCGCCCTGGTGGCCGAATACCTGCGTGCCGGTGGCTACAGCGTCGAGCACCTGGCCGAAGGCCTGGCCGTCATTCCGGCGATCCGCCAGGGCCAGTACGACCTGGTCCTGCTCGACCTGATGCTGCCCGGTCGCGATGGCCTGGACATCTGTCGCGAGCTGCGCGGCTTCAGCCAGATGCCGCTGATCATGATGACCGCCAGGGTCGATGAGATTGACCGCCTGCTGGGCCTGGAACTGGGCGCCGACGACTACATCTGCAAGCCATTCTCCCCGCGCGAGCTGGTCGCGCGGGTCAAGGCGGTGCTGCGCCGCAGCGGCCAGCAGGCGCCGAGCCTGGGGCTGGAACTCGACGCTCGTGCGTTCCAGGCGCGTTACCAGGGCGTGGCGCTGGACCTGACGCCGGTAGAGTTCCGCATGCTGGCGGCGTTGGCGGCACGGCCCGGCCAGGTGCTGTCCCGCGACCAGCTGATGAACCACATCTATCAGGACCACCGGGTAGTGGCCGACCGCACCGTCGACAGCCACGTGAAGAACCTGCGGCGCAAGCTCACTGCAGTCACCCCGAAGCAGGATCCGTTGCGGTCGGTTTATGGGGTGGGTTATAGCCTGGAGTTCGAGTGA
- a CDS encoding malonate decarboxylase subunit delta produces METLNFQFPAAEPGRGRTLVGCVSSGDLEVLIEPGSAGCLEIQVVTSVNGSSARWQQLFQRLFDGRTLPAVKIDIHDFGATPGVVRLRLEQGFEEIAHD; encoded by the coding sequence ATGGAAACCCTGAACTTTCAATTCCCCGCCGCCGAGCCTGGCCGTGGCCGCACCTTGGTCGGCTGCGTCAGTTCCGGCGATCTGGAAGTGCTGATCGAGCCCGGCAGCGCCGGGTGCCTGGAGATCCAGGTGGTTACCTCGGTCAACGGCAGCAGCGCACGCTGGCAGCAGCTGTTCCAGCGCCTGTTCGATGGCCGCACGCTGCCTGCGGTGAAGATCGACATCCACGACTTCGGCGCCACTCCTGGTGTGGTGCGACTGCGCCTGGAGCAAGGTTTCGAGGAGATTGCCCATGACTGA
- a CDS encoding biotin-independent malonate decarboxylase subunit beta, whose protein sequence is MTDIARLLQSRSFVELGARQRARALLDAGSCRELLGPFDRLMSPWLPRQGIVPQADDGVVIAKGLLNGRNTVIAAIEGAFQGGSMGEVGGAKIAGALELAIEDNRNGIPTCAVLLLETGGVRLQEANLGLAAIAEIQAAIVELRAHQPVIGVVAGSVGCFGGMSIAAGLCSHLLVTREARLGLNGPQVIEQEAGIAEYDAKDRPFIWSLTGGEQRHASGLVDAYVADDVDSIRQHLLQLLDTPSANRAGRHAWYLERLASLGADCPQLDAATVRALYQGDAP, encoded by the coding sequence ATGACTGACATCGCCCGCCTGCTGCAAAGCCGCAGCTTCGTCGAACTCGGCGCTCGCCAGCGCGCCCGTGCCTTGCTCGATGCTGGCAGCTGCCGTGAACTGCTCGGCCCGTTCGACCGCCTGATGTCGCCGTGGCTGCCACGCCAGGGTATCGTGCCCCAGGCCGACGACGGCGTGGTCATCGCCAAGGGCCTGCTCAATGGCCGCAATACGGTAATCGCCGCCATCGAAGGCGCGTTCCAGGGCGGCAGCATGGGCGAGGTCGGCGGTGCCAAGATTGCCGGCGCCCTGGAGCTGGCCATCGAGGACAACCGCAATGGCATCCCAACCTGTGCCGTGCTGCTGCTGGAGACCGGTGGCGTGCGCCTGCAAGAGGCCAACCTTGGCCTGGCGGCCATTGCCGAGATACAGGCGGCGATTGTCGAATTGCGCGCCCACCAGCCGGTGATCGGCGTAGTCGCAGGCTCGGTCGGTTGCTTCGGTGGCATGTCCATCGCGGCCGGCCTGTGCAGCCACCTGTTGGTGACCCGCGAAGCACGCCTGGGCCTCAATGGGCCACAAGTGATCGAGCAGGAGGCCGGTATCGCCGAGTACGACGCCAAGGACCGCCCGTTCATCTGGAGCCTGACCGGAGGCGAACAACGTCACGCCAGCGGCCTGGTGGACGCGTACGTGGCAGATGACGTCGACAGCATCCGCCAGCACTTGCTGCAACTGCTGGACACGCCATCGGCCAACCGCGCCGGCCGCCACGCCTGGTACCTGGAGCGCCTGGCCAGCCTGGGCGCCGACTGCCCGCAACTGGACGCCGCTACCGTGCGCGCCCTCTACCAAGGAGATGCCCCATGA
- a CDS encoding triphosphoribosyl-dephospho-CoA synthase, giving the protein MRPARQTELSLSERLADLATEALIDEADLSPKPGLVDRRSSGAHSDMTLALMHASALALWPCLRQMAEAAQAHGEIGRPLRAELGRIGREGEQAMLATTGGINTHRGAIWALGLLVAAQALDAKADPQAVAARAGRIALIDDPAAIAQDSHGTQVRHRYGASGAREQAQQGFPAVLEHGLPQLRRSRANGASESHARLDALLAIMAALSDTCVLWRAGLQGLQTLQAGARAVLQAGGCASLDGRRQLRLLDAQLLQLNASPGGAADLLAACLFLDKAGSL; this is encoded by the coding sequence ATGAGGCCCGCCCGGCAAACCGAGCTCTCCTTGTCTGAGCGCTTGGCCGACCTGGCCACCGAGGCCCTGATCGACGAAGCCGACCTGTCCCCCAAACCCGGCCTGGTCGACCGCCGCAGCAGTGGCGCCCACTCCGACATGACCCTGGCCCTGATGCACGCCTCGGCGCTGGCCCTGTGGCCTTGCCTGCGGCAGATGGCCGAAGCCGCACAGGCCCATGGCGAGATTGGCCGGCCGCTGCGCGCCGAACTGGGCCGCATCGGCCGTGAAGGCGAGCAGGCCATGCTCGCCACCACGGGCGGCATCAACACGCACCGCGGCGCGATCTGGGCCCTCGGCCTGCTGGTGGCCGCGCAAGCGCTCGATGCCAAGGCCGATCCCCAGGCGGTTGCCGCCCGTGCCGGCCGTATCGCCCTGATCGACGACCCAGCCGCTATCGCGCAAGACAGCCACGGCACCCAGGTCCGCCACCGCTACGGCGCCAGCGGTGCCCGCGAACAGGCCCAGCAAGGTTTCCCGGCCGTGCTCGAACATGGCCTGCCACAACTGCGCCGCAGCCGCGCCAACGGTGCCAGCGAAAGCCACGCCCGGCTGGATGCCTTGCTGGCGATCATGGCCGCACTCAGTGACACCTGCGTGCTCTGGCGCGCCGGCCTGCAAGGCCTGCAAACCCTGCAGGCAGGCGCTCGTGCGGTGCTGCAAGCGGGTGGCTGCGCCAGCCTCGATGGCCGCCGTCAGCTGCGCCTGCTGGACGCACAACTGCTGCAACTGAATGCCTCACCTGGCGGCGCCGCCGATCTGTTGGCCGCCTGCCTGTTCCTCGACAAAGCCGGGAGCCTGTGA
- a CDS encoding efflux RND transporter periplasmic adaptor subunit, producing the protein MPTLFHSLMLARSPLARAWLLSAGLLVIGGCREAETAAPVAPLQEVAVYEVTSAAQALTTTLPGRASAHLIAEIRPQVGGIIQQRLFNEGDTVKAGQALYQIDPQPYQAALAQAKATVSSANATLKAAQLKASRDAQLVKIDAISAEDNESAQAALLEARASLLSAQAAQRTAQINLDYTRINAPIDGRTATSSVTPGALVTAEQTTALTTVQQLDPIYVDFTQPSSTLLRLKRELADGKLAASEQKDATRITLELEDGSTYAHAGTLTFNGVSVDESTGSVTFRAVVPNPDGLLMPGMYLKATVQEGVQRDAILVPQQAVSRDERGGATALVVVDGKVQQRELTLARAVDNRWWVSQGLAAGDQVIVQGLQKVRVGQQVQIQAQGQDKALTAINDSH; encoded by the coding sequence ATGCCTACGTTATTCCACTCCCTGATGCTTGCCCGTTCGCCCCTGGCCCGCGCCTGGTTGCTCAGTGCCGGGCTGCTGGTCATTGGTGGTTGCCGCGAAGCCGAGACCGCCGCGCCTGTAGCCCCATTGCAAGAGGTCGCCGTCTATGAAGTGACCAGCGCCGCCCAGGCCTTGACCACCACCCTGCCCGGCCGTGCCAGCGCCCACCTGATTGCCGAGATCCGCCCGCAAGTCGGCGGCATCATCCAGCAACGCCTGTTCAACGAAGGTGACACGGTCAAGGCCGGCCAGGCGCTTTACCAGATCGACCCGCAGCCCTACCAGGCAGCGCTGGCCCAGGCCAAGGCCACCGTCAGTTCCGCCAACGCAACACTCAAGGCGGCGCAACTCAAGGCCAGCCGCGATGCGCAACTGGTGAAGATCGACGCCATCAGCGCCGAGGACAACGAAAGCGCCCAGGCCGCCCTGCTCGAGGCCCGCGCCAGCCTGCTGTCGGCCCAGGCCGCGCAGCGCACGGCGCAGATCAATCTCGACTACACCCGCATCAATGCGCCAATTGATGGCCGCACTGCCACCTCGTCGGTCACCCCTGGCGCGCTGGTCACCGCCGAGCAGACCACCGCCCTGACCACCGTGCAGCAGCTGGACCCGATCTACGTCGACTTCACCCAGCCCAGCAGCACGCTGCTGCGCCTCAAACGCGAGCTGGCCGACGGCAAGCTCGCCGCCAGTGAACAGAAAGACGCTACACGCATCACTCTGGAACTCGAAGACGGCAGCACCTATGCCCATGCCGGCACCCTCACCTTCAATGGCGTGAGCGTGGATGAAAGCACCGGCAGTGTCACCTTCCGCGCGGTGGTGCCGAACCCCGACGGCCTACTGATGCCTGGCATGTACCTCAAGGCCACCGTACAGGAAGGCGTGCAGCGCGACGCCATCCTGGTGCCGCAGCAAGCCGTCAGCCGCGACGAACGCGGCGGCGCCACTGCCCTGGTGGTGGTCGATGGCAAGGTGCAGCAGCGTGAGCTGACCCTGGCCCGTGCGGTGGACAACCGCTGGTGGGTCAGCCAGGGCCTGGCGGCCGGTGACCAGGTGATCGTCCAGGGCCTGCAGAAGGTCCGCGTCGGCCAGCAGGTGCAGATCCAGGCCCAGGGCCAGGACAAGGCCCTCACCGCCATCAACGACAGTCACTGA